A genomic stretch from Anaerococcus mediterraneensis includes:
- a CDS encoding ATP-binding cassette domain-containing protein — protein sequence MLEFKNFSLSFKEDEGENRILEDINLKFEKGSINVITGRSGCGKSSLIKTINGIIPEVDMAKMEGDLLFDGESILKLDITDRSKFISTVFQNPKNQFYAINSLDEIAFALENRNVSRDKIYEKIEYFSKLLNSQDLLGNDLFKLSGGQKQLIAINSVAVMDNEIYIFDEPSASLDRESIEKLTHCLEVLKSLGKIIIIAEHRLYYLKEIMDRLLVIENRKILSYSKDRISEEILEKHRLRTLKDIEKEELISKSYEVKNLFDHSFDEEKSLVCRDFSCQYEKNPKLFDFSMSFDPGIYFIIGANGIGKSSFIRNLCGLNKKQKGEVFYKNRRIKNHGDYISLVMQDINYQLFTESVLTEMKIVTDDEKKIEEILKKLELWDRRESHPQKLSGGEKQRLALGLAMASPKEIVVLDEPTSGLCFENMKRLIGILKEMKDEGKTIIVISHDYEFIKNSKENIVEFV from the coding sequence ATGCTAGAATTTAAGAATTTTTCTCTTTCATTCAAAGAAGATGAGGGAGAAAATAGAATACTTGAAGATATAAATTTAAAATTTGAAAAGGGATCTATAAATGTCATCACAGGCAGATCTGGATGTGGTAAATCATCTCTAATCAAGACTATAAATGGAATTATACCAGAAGTTGATATGGCAAAGATGGAAGGGGATCTTTTATTTGATGGAGAAAGTATTTTGAAGTTGGATATAACCGACAGATCAAAATTCATCTCAACAGTCTTTCAAAATCCAAAAAATCAATTCTACGCCATTAATTCCCTAGATGAAATCGCATTTGCCCTAGAAAACAGGAATGTTTCTAGGGATAAAATTTATGAAAAGATAGAATATTTTTCAAAACTACTAAATAGTCAGGATCTTTTAGGCAATGATTTATTCAAACTATCAGGAGGGCAGAAACAGCTAATAGCCATAAATTCTGTGGCGGTTATGGACAATGAAATATATATTTTCGACGAACCATCCGCATCCTTAGACAGAGAATCCATAGAAAAATTGACCCACTGCCTAGAGGTTTTAAAATCCTTGGGCAAGATAATAATCATCGCTGAGCATAGACTCTACTATTTAAAAGAAATAATGGACAGACTACTTGTAATTGAAAATCGGAAAATTTTATCCTATAGTAAAGATAGAATCTCAGAAGAAATACTTGAAAAGCACAGACTTAGAACCCTTAAAGACATAGAAAAAGAAGAACTTATAAGTAAAAGCTACGAAGTGAAGAACCTATTCGACCACAGTTTCGATGAAGAAAAATCACTTGTATGTAGAGATTTTTCCTGCCAATATGAAAAAAATCCCAAGCTATTTGATTTTTCAATGAGCTTTGATCCGGGAATATATTTCATAATAGGAGCAAATGGAATTGGTAAATCTTCATTTATAAGAAATCTTTGCGGTCTTAATAAGAAGCAAAAGGGCGAAGTATTTTACAAAAATAGAAGAATAAAAAACCATGGAGACTATATTTCTCTAGTGATGCAGGATATCAATTATCAGCTATTTACAGAATCCGTTTTAACGGAGATGAAAATAGTAACAGATGACGAAAAAAAGATTGAAGAAATATTAAAGAAACTAGAGCTCTGGGATAGGAGAGAAAGCCACCCACAGAAGTTATCTGGAGGAGAAAAACAAAGACTCGCTCTGGGACTAGCAATGGCAAGTCCAAAGGAAATCGTGGTGCTTGACGAACCTACATCTGGACTGTGTTTTGAAAATATGAAAAGACTAATTGGAATATTAAAAGAGATGAAAGATGAAGGAAAGACAATAATCGTCATAAGCCATGACTATGAATTTATAAAAAATTCGAAAGAAAATATAGTGGAGTTTGTATGA
- a CDS encoding ABC transporter ATP-binding protein translates to MKLYKKLFSYMPERKIHGILAAMLAVVGNLLQFYAYYLIWILLRDVFCGEDLINLKIFSIKILVLFASCSIFYFGGTWMSHLAGFRLETRLREKGLRHLLRASNTFFDTHNSGEVRKIIDNNVEQTHMIVAHLITDQTMAALTPILMIALTFAIDIYLGIFFVIIILLSMYLLYKMIGDQSFMKKYMEKLDEMNAGAVEYVRGMPVVKIFNTPLIGFTKLYDSIMVYKDMVYKYSMSCRIPYVLFQWLLNIFIITPVFLAIFMVSKGQDPNIWSAKILFFTLFMGLFFVDLMKIMYVSMYVFQANSAVDNLENLFTEMKEKEIVFGTQKDLQKKNIIFKNVDFSYDDKNKILHNFSLNLDENKVYALVGSSGSGKSTIAKLISGLYPVDSGEILIGDRNISSYDGESLMKNIGIVFQNPKLFQGISIFENVKLANKDADDEEVYKALKLARCDDFIDKFKDKYDAIIGAEGINLSGGEKQRISIARIFLKDPKIIILDEASAAADPENEYELQIAFKELIKDRTTIMIAHRLSSIRGVDEILLVEDGKILERGSHDELMKEDSRYKKFIEMYNEANEWRVDL, encoded by the coding sequence ATGAAACTTTATAAGAAATTATTTTCCTATATGCCTGAAAGAAAAATCCATGGAATACTTGCGGCGATGCTAGCTGTAGTTGGGAATTTGCTACAGTTCTATGCTTATTATTTAATTTGGATTTTGCTTAGAGATGTATTTTGTGGAGAAGATTTAATAAACCTTAAGATTTTCTCTATAAAAATTCTAGTCCTCTTTGCCAGCTGTAGTATCTTCTACTTTGGTGGAACATGGATGAGTCACTTAGCTGGATTTAGACTTGAAACTAGGCTTCGTGAAAAAGGACTTAGGCACCTACTTAGAGCTTCAAATACTTTTTTTGACACCCATAACTCTGGTGAGGTAAGAAAGATAATCGACAACAATGTGGAACAAACACACATGATTGTCGCCCACCTCATAACAGATCAAACTATGGCAGCTTTAACTCCTATACTCATGATAGCCTTGACCTTTGCAATTGACATCTATCTTGGAATATTTTTTGTAATCATCATTCTACTCAGTATGTACTTACTCTACAAAATGATAGGAGACCAATCATTTATGAAGAAGTACATGGAGAAGCTAGATGAAATGAATGCTGGGGCTGTGGAATATGTAAGAGGAATGCCAGTGGTGAAGATCTTCAACACGCCACTTATCGGTTTTACAAAACTTTACGACTCAATCATGGTCTATAAGGACATGGTCTACAAATATTCGATGTCCTGCAGGATTCCCTATGTCCTTTTCCAATGGCTTTTAAATATTTTTATAATCACGCCAGTCTTTCTAGCGATATTTATGGTTTCAAAAGGACAAGATCCTAATATCTGGTCAGCAAAAATTCTATTTTTCACTTTATTTATGGGATTATTTTTCGTAGATCTAATGAAGATTATGTATGTTTCCATGTATGTTTTTCAAGCTAACTCTGCTGTAGATAATCTTGAAAATCTGTTCACAGAGATGAAAGAAAAAGAAATAGTTTTTGGTACACAAAAAGATTTACAAAAGAAGAATATAATCTTTAAAAATGTTGATTTTTCATACGATGACAAGAATAAGATTTTACATAATTTTTCTTTAAATCTTGACGAGAACAAAGTATATGCTCTTGTAGGTAGCTCTGGATCTGGTAAGTCTACCATTGCTAAGTTAATCTCTGGACTATATCCTGTGGATTCTGGAGAAATTTTAATCGGCGACAGAAATATTTCTTCCTACGATGGAGAAAGCTTGATGAAAAATATCGGTATAGTTTTTCAAAATCCTAAACTATTCCAAGGAATTTCGATTTTTGAAAATGTAAAACTCGCAAATAAAGATGCAGATGATGAAGAGGTCTACAAAGCCTTAAAGCTTGCCCGCTGTGATGACTTTATAGATAAGTTCAAAGACAAGTACGATGCGATAATAGGTGCTGAAGGGATAAATCTATCTGGTGGCGAGAAACAGAGAATCTCCATTGCGAGAATATTTTTGAAAGATCCAAAGATAATTATCCTTGATGAAGCTTCTGCTGCTGCAGATCCAGAAAATGAATATGAATTACAGATTGCCTTTAAGGAACTCATAAAAGATAGGACGACAATTATGATTGCTCATAGGCTTTCTTCGATTCGTGGAGTGGACGAAATTCTACTGGTTGAAGATGGAAAAATTCTAGAGAGAGGAAGCCACGATGAACTTATGAAGGAAGACAGCAGGTATAAGAAGTTTATCGAAATGTACAATGAAGCAAATGAATGGAGGGTTGATCTATGA
- a CDS encoding ABC transporter ATP-binding protein, translating to MKNYLKDRFALTDKGAEGTIVAIKYSTLKNLSYMLPMFLLMYVMQGLLGLGKFNLKISVVLYIVIALIMIFVINKDYITTYNETYKESANLRIELSEIIKDLPLSFYSKRDLTDFSQTIMKDVEAMEHGLSHAVSGFYGFIINLVIISILLLIGNVKLGLAVIAPIYISAILNLTSTKIQKKATATYYKEQRKSSKMFQELIDLSTEIKSYNLTEEKEKSGIDFVRSLEKKHIKSELGQVIPIVSATVVANLSLALAIYVGLNSLINGEINILYFAGYLFASARLIDGVAAFNQFYGELMYMDSPIEKIKALRSEEIQPGRETEFKSFDIEGKNVEFSYLDDKKVIDNISFKALQGKTTALVGPSGCGKSTLIKLVARLYDYDRGEILIDKKEINKARTEDLFKHISMVFQDVILFNGSVMENIRLGRPTASDEEVLEAARLANCDEFVKKLENGYDTEIGENGSNLSGGERQRISIARAFLKDAEIILLDEIAASLDVENEKYIQESLNKLIKNKTVMIVSHRMKSIRNVDQIIVMKDGKIEDFGKHDELIKESKTYQKMIESSKKSEEFIY from the coding sequence ATGAAAAACTATTTAAAAGATAGATTTGCACTTACGGACAAAGGTGCAGAAGGAACCATCGTTGCGATTAAATATTCTACCTTAAAGAATCTGTCCTACATGCTTCCTATGTTTCTTCTTATGTATGTCATGCAAGGTCTCTTGGGTCTAGGCAAGTTTAATCTCAAGATTTCGGTGGTTTTATATATAGTAATTGCTCTTATAATGATTTTCGTAATAAATAAAGATTACATTACAACCTATAATGAAACCTATAAAGAATCTGCAAATTTAAGGATTGAACTTTCTGAAATAATAAAAGATCTTCCCCTTAGTTTCTATTCAAAAAGAGATTTAACTGATTTTTCTCAAACGATTATGAAGGATGTAGAGGCAATGGAGCATGGTCTTTCTCATGCAGTTTCAGGTTTTTATGGCTTTATAATAAACCTAGTTATTATTTCCATTTTGTTGCTAATTGGAAATGTAAAGCTTGGTCTTGCAGTTATAGCTCCAATTTATATTTCTGCTATTTTGAATTTGACTTCCACCAAAATCCAAAAGAAGGCGACGGCGACCTACTACAAAGAACAGAGAAAGTCTTCGAAGATGTTCCAAGAACTAATAGATCTATCCACTGAAATCAAATCCTACAATTTGACTGAAGAAAAGGAAAAAAGTGGCATTGACTTTGTTAGGTCCTTAGAAAAGAAACACATTAAGTCAGAACTGGGACAAGTTATCCCCATTGTTTCTGCAACAGTTGTGGCAAACTTATCCCTAGCCCTTGCAATATATGTTGGATTAAATAGCTTGATAAATGGAGAAATAAATATCTTGTATTTTGCAGGCTACCTATTTGCTTCAGCAAGATTAATTGATGGAGTTGCTGCCTTTAACCAATTTTATGGAGAGTTAATGTACATGGATTCTCCAATAGAAAAGATAAAGGCACTTAGATCAGAAGAAATCCAACCGGGAAGAGAAACAGAATTTAAATCATTTGATATAGAAGGAAAAAATGTAGAATTTTCTTATCTCGATGACAAAAAAGTCATAGATAATATTTCATTCAAGGCTTTGCAGGGAAAAACTACTGCTCTTGTTGGTCCATCTGGTTGCGGGAAGTCCACTCTAATAAAATTGGTGGCAAGGCTCTATGATTATGACAGAGGAGAAATCTTAATAGATAAAAAAGAGATAAATAAGGCGAGGACAGAAGATTTATTTAAACATATTTCCATGGTGTTCCAAGATGTAATTCTATTTAACGGTTCTGTAATGGAAAATATAAGGCTCGGCAGACCTACTGCAAGTGATGAAGAAGTGCTAGAAGCTGCAAGGCTAGCGAACTGTGACGAATTTGTAAAGAAACTTGAGAATGGATACGATACGGAGATTGGCGAAAATGGATCTAACTTATCTGGAGGAGAAAGACAGAGAATATCCATAGCAAGAGCATTTTTAAAGGATGCAGAAATAATCCTACTAGATGAAATTGCGGCATCACTTGATGTGGAAAATGAAAAATATATCCAAGAATCTCTAAATAAATTAATTAAAAATAAGACGGTGATGATAGTTTCCCATAGGATGAAATCAATCAGAAATGTAGATCAAATCATAGTTATGAAAGATGGAAAGATAGAAGATTTTGGAAAACACGATGAACTTATAAAAGAAAGTAAAACTTACCAAAAGATGATTGAATCATCTAAAAAATCTGAAGAATTTATATATTAA
- a CDS encoding MptD family putative ECF transporter S component, translating into MNKFGIRDLINAGVFSLLTVMALWCGGMIGFIPVLMPLVPFACGLVSGPVFMLYSTKIDKFGMILIMGIVFGLTFSMSGHGAIVLPAIILLSLICEIILKKGGYKSIKTARLTYTVFMIFAAANLIPIYFARDAYLQSLIDQGYGAEYAEKLLSVMPNWSFIPVVLLGMLGGYIGCTIGIKILNKHFKKAGMA; encoded by the coding sequence ATGAATAAATTTGGAATTCGAGATTTAATAAATGCAGGAGTATTTTCGCTTTTAACTGTAATGGCACTCTGGTGTGGAGGTATGATAGGTTTTATACCTGTACTTATGCCCCTAGTTCCATTTGCTTGCGGTTTAGTTTCAGGACCAGTATTTATGCTTTATTCAACAAAGATAGATAAATTTGGCATGATCTTAATCATGGGAATAGTATTTGGACTTACATTTTCAATGTCAGGTCATGGAGCGATAGTTCTACCTGCCATAATTTTATTGTCATTAATCTGTGAAATTATATTAAAAAAGGGTGGCTATAAGTCAATAAAAACTGCAAGACTAACCTACACAGTCTTTATGATTTTTGCAGCTGCAAATTTAATACCAATCTACTTTGCTAGAGATGCCTATTTACAGTCTTTAATCGACCAAGGCTATGGGGCTGAATATGCAGAAAAACTACTCTCAGTTATGCCAAACTGGTCCTTTATACCTGTAGTTCTACTAGGTATGCTCGGTGGATACATAGGATGTACCATTGGAATTAAAATCTTAAATAAACATTTTAAAAAAGCGGGAATGGCTTAA
- a CDS encoding energy-coupling factor transporter transmembrane component T, translated as MKIDFRTKLFLTIIIGVSATEGSISMSYKYLGILLAIFPYLLAILDKKWSLIGKGLFYTGIAVVGQIVASKYPNSYLGMVFNLYCGIILRILPGVMMGYYTVTTTKMSDLVYSLKKIKFPDYIIIPISVMFRFFYSIKEDYKIIGEAMYMHGLTMKNFFKNLAKILEYRFVPLLMIVSQTADNVAISAMTRGMKMNKERSSISCARLKTADYVLLSFGIYIIILFIRIKIC; from the coding sequence ATGAAAATTGATTTTAGGACAAAATTATTCTTAACAATTATCATAGGGGTATCTGCAACAGAAGGTTCCATTAGTATGAGTTATAAATACCTTGGAATTTTGTTAGCTATATTTCCATACCTACTTGCAATCCTAGATAAAAAATGGTCCCTTATTGGTAAGGGACTTTTTTATACTGGGATAGCCGTAGTAGGACAGATAGTAGCATCCAAGTATCCAAATTCTTATTTAGGGATGGTCTTTAATCTCTACTGCGGAATAATACTTAGAATACTTCCAGGAGTGATGATGGGTTATTACACTGTGACAACTACTAAGATGAGCGATCTCGTCTATTCACTAAAGAAAATCAAATTTCCAGACTATATAATCATACCAATTTCTGTAATGTTTAGATTTTTCTATTCTATAAAAGAAGATTACAAAATCATCGGAGAAGCTATGTACATGCATGGACTTACGATGAAAAACTTCTTTAAAAATCTGGCGAAGATACTGGAATATAGATTTGTGCCATTACTTATGATTGTATCTCAAACAGCGGACAATGTTGCGATATCTGCCATGACAAGAGGCATGAAAATGAATAAAGAGAGGTCTTCCATATCATGTGCAAGGCTTAAAACGGCGGACTATGTCCTACTTAGTTTCGGAATTTATATAATAATATTATTTATAAGGATAAAAATATGCTAG